A genome region from Micromonospora inyonensis includes the following:
- a CDS encoding tyrosine recombinase XerC, with translation MSRADDGTRALHEALPPPLRDAVDEFARHLAQVRDRSPHTVRAYVADLVSLFDHTVRMGGRVPADVDLTVLRSWLAKQRTMGAARSSLARRAASARTFSAWAHRSGLLPTDVAATLASPRAQRELPTVLRVDEAAALLDAARTRCDPAPAGTATTRHPVGTSLPTPGTAPPPGAAGHQPDGGGGNNADSADGRNGRDNGNRGNGGNDEAVLLRDRALLELLYATGVRISEACGLDTGDVDHGRRLIRVLGKGGRERSVPYGLPAQRAVDEWLRRGRPVLARPGCGDALLLGARGGRLHPTTARRIVTGHADAAGLPHTSPHDLRHSAATHLLEGGADLRAVQELLGHSSLASTQIYTHVSVERLRAAYRQAHPRA, from the coding sequence GTGAGCCGCGCCGACGACGGCACCCGCGCCCTGCACGAGGCGCTGCCCCCGCCGCTGCGCGACGCGGTCGACGAGTTCGCCCGGCACCTGGCCCAGGTACGCGACCGCTCGCCGCACACCGTCCGGGCGTACGTCGCCGACCTGGTCTCGTTGTTCGACCACACCGTCCGGATGGGCGGCCGGGTCCCGGCCGACGTGGACCTGACGGTGCTGCGCAGCTGGCTGGCGAAGCAGCGGACGATGGGGGCGGCCCGCAGCTCGCTGGCCCGCCGCGCCGCGTCGGCACGGACGTTCAGCGCCTGGGCGCACCGGTCCGGCCTGCTGCCGACCGACGTGGCGGCCACGTTGGCCAGTCCCCGGGCGCAGCGCGAACTGCCCACGGTGCTCCGGGTCGACGAGGCCGCCGCGCTGCTCGACGCGGCCCGCACCCGTTGCGACCCCGCCCCGGCCGGCACCGCCACCACACGGCACCCGGTGGGAACCTCCCTCCCCACGCCCGGGACGGCACCGCCGCCCGGAGCGGCCGGACATCAGCCTGACGGAGGTGGCGGGAACAACGCGGACAGCGCGGACGGCCGGAACGGCCGAGACAACGGGAACCGCGGGAACGGCGGCAACGACGAAGCCGTCCTGCTGCGCGACCGCGCCCTGCTGGAACTGCTCTACGCCACCGGAGTGCGGATCAGCGAGGCGTGCGGCCTGGACACCGGCGACGTCGACCACGGCCGCCGGCTGATCCGGGTTCTCGGCAAGGGCGGCCGGGAACGGTCCGTACCGTACGGACTCCCGGCCCAGCGCGCCGTCGACGAGTGGTTACGACGCGGGCGACCCGTGCTGGCCCGGCCCGGCTGCGGAGACGCCCTGCTGCTCGGCGCACGGGGCGGACGGCTGCACCCCACCACCGCCCGGCGGATCGTCACCGGCCACGCCGACGCCGCCGGGCTGCCCCACACCAGCCCGCACGACCTGCGCCACTCGGCTGCCACCCACCTGTTGGAGGGGGGCGCGGACCTGCGCGCGGTGCAGGAGCTCCTGGGCCACTCCTCGCTGGCGAGCACGCAGATCTACACGCACGTCTCGGTGGAGCGCCTCCGCGCCGCCTACCGGCAGGCCCACCCGCGCGCCTGA